The Sesamum indicum cultivar Zhongzhi No. 13 linkage group LG1, S_indicum_v1.0, whole genome shotgun sequence genome includes a window with the following:
- the LOC105160145 gene encoding U-box domain-containing protein 11-like: protein MAAADTTALGGGVTAAPLRLVRDVVRISIAGFSGFFKKDCTDLARRVSLLAHLLEEIRDSKKIRVNSEVGSSSFSGSFFADLTLALQAAKRLVFAANNFDSAKFSSDGATKKILFQFQCVTWKLEKALSNFPYDEFDISEEVQEQIELVRAQLRRATERYGGPLNSGVLYRALSQPLDKEIDPFQQSNRLMGGLHVENIGNIDHEVTKKVECLAEGCRSVDHASDDVQNQESERNSPTSSEVSVSKDSDSEKINSPSCKTQEENKKPDSLVIPDDFLCPISLELMRDPVIVATGQTYERSYIQRWIDCGNTTCPKTQQKLQHLTLTTNYVLRSLISHWCVKNNVEQPTALMNGRIKKSDGSFRDVTGDIAAIEALVRKLSSRSIEERRAAVAEIRSLSKRSTDNRILLGEAGAIPILVNLLTSDDGQIQDNAVTSILNLSILDDNKGLIMLANAIPSIVQVLRAGSMEAKENAAATLFCLSLADENKIIIGASGAIPALVDLLQNGSSRGKKDAATALFNLCIYQGNKGRAVRAGIITALLKMLTDSSSCMVDEALTILSVLASHQEAKLAIMNGSTIPVLVDLLRTGLPRNKENAAATLLSLCRRDNENIARLTRLGAAIPLSELAKTGTERAKRKATSLLEQLRKSQHL from the exons ATGGCCGCCGCAGACACCACGGCCTTGGGTGGAGGGGTCACCGCTGCCCCCCTCCGCCTCGTCCGAGACGTCGTTCGGATCTCCATCGCCGGATTCTCGGGTTTTTTCAAGAAGGACTGTACGGACCTGGCGAGAAGAGTGTCCCTTTTAGCTCATTTGCTTGAGGAGATCAGAGACTCCAAGAAAATTCGAGTAAATTCTGAAGTGGGCTCGTCTTCATTCTCCGGTTCCTTCTTCGCTGATCTAACTCTAGCCCTTCAGGCTGCAAAAAGACTCGTGTTTGCTGCTAACAATTTTGATAGTGCCAAGTTTTCTTCT GATGGGGCgacaaagaaaattctttttcaatttcaatgtGTGACATGGAAATTGGAGAAAGCACTGTCTAACTTCCCTTATGATGAGTTTGATATATCAGAAGAAGTACAAGAACAG ATTGAATTAGTCCGGGCTCAGTTGAGACGTGCCACTGAAAGATATGGTGGGCCTCTGAATTCAGGCGTATTATATAGGGCATTATCTCAGCCACTGGACAAAGAGATTGATCCATTTCAGCAAAGCAACAGGTTAATGGGAGGCCTGCATGTAGAAAATATTGGCAACATTGATCATGAAGTTACAAAGAAAGTGGAATGTCTAGCAGAAGGCTGTAGGTCAGTCGACCATGCTTCAGACGATGTCCAGAACCAAGAAAGTGAAAGGAACTCACCCACATCATCTGAGGTTAGTGTCTCAAAGGATTCTGATAGTGAGAAGATCAATAGCCCATCCTGCAAAACTCAAGAGGAGAACAAGAAGCCAGATTCTCTTGTAATTCCTGATGATTTTCTTTGCCCTATATCTCTTGAACTCATGAGGGATCCAGTTATAGTGGCCACAGGCCAG ACCTACGAGAGATCTTATATACAGAGATGGATAGATTGTGGCAACACGACATGCCCAAAAACTCAGCAGAAGCTCCAGCATCTCACTCTTACTACAAATTACGTTTTGAGAAGTTTAATATCTCACTGGTGTGTGAAAAATAATGTAGAGCAGCCAACAGCACTAATGAATGGGAGGATAAAAAAGAGTGATGGCTCGTTTCGTGATGTCACAGGGGATATAGCAGCTATTGAAGCTCTTGTTCGTAAACTCTCAAGCAGGTCCATCGAGGAACGTAGGGCTGCAGTTGCGGAAATACGGTCACTGTCAAAAAGAAGTACAGATAACAGAATTTTGCTTGGAGAGGCAGGAGCTATCCCAATCCTAGTTAATCTTTTGACATCTGATGACGGTCAAATTCAAGACAATGCAGTAACTTCCATTCTCAATCTTTCCATCTTGGACGATAACAAGGGACTCATTATGCTTGCCAATGCAATTCCTTCCATTGTTCAAGTCCTCAGAGCTGGAAGCATGGAAGCAAAAGAGAATGCTGCAGCAACCCTCTTTTGCTTGTCCCTTGcagatgaaaacaaaataataattggtgCATCAGGGGCCATACCTGCTTTGGTGGATTTACTTCAGAATGGGAGCTCAAGAGGGAAGAAAGATGCTGCAACGGCATTATTCAATCTGTGTATATATCAGGGAAACAAGGGAAGAGCTGTTAGGGCCGGCATTATTACTGCACTGTTAAAAATGCTTACTGATTCAAGCAGTTGTATGGTTGACGAAGCTCTGACCATACTCTCAGTTCTTGCAAGCCATCAAGAGGCAAAGTTGGCCATCATGAACGGCAGCACGATACCTGTCTTGGTAGATCTTCTGCGGACAGGTTTGCCTCGAAACAAAGAGAATGCAGCTGCCACTTTACTTTCCTTGTGCAGAAGAGATAACGAAAATATTGCTCGCTTAACTAGACTTGGAGCAGCAATACCTCTTTCAGAACTTGCGAAAACCGGCACAGAGAGAGCCAAGAGGAAGGCTACATCATTATTGGAACAACTCCGTAAATCTCAACACCTCTGA
- the LOC105160136 gene encoding uncharacterized protein At1g66480 has product MGNSLGGKKSAKVMKINGETFKLKTPVRAGSVVESHPGHVLLESEAVKHYGVRAKPLEPQQELKPKRLYFLVELPKFPEEKGARRVRSGIQMSAKDRLESLMLARRSASDLSIMKPASMASEEEKKGGSEGGGGGVRVRMRLPKAEVERLMADSKDGAEVAEKIVSLCMKKGGGEAAAPNVHMHWKGDNGVDFKRGIKPREKRVGFRPITEGEIQVAVAS; this is encoded by the exons atggGAAACAGTTTGGGAGGAAAAAAGAGTGCGAAAGTGATGAAAATCAATGGCGAAACTTTCAAGTTAAAGACTCCTGTTCGTGCCGGGTCGGTGGTGGAGAGCCATCCGGGTCATGTTTTGCTGGAGTCGGAGGCGGTGAAGCATTATGGAGTGCGAGCCAAGCCGTTGGAGCCGCAGCAGGAGCTGAAGCCCAAACGGCTCTATTTCCTCGTCGAACTGCCCAAGTTCCCGGAAGAGAAGGGAGCCAGGAGGGTGCGATCGGGAATCCAAATGAGCGCAAAGGACCGACTCGAGAGCCTGATGCTGGCGCGGCGGTCGGCTTCGGATTTGTCCATCATGAAGCCGGCGAGCATGGCGTCGGAGGAGGAGAAGAAAGGGGGTTCAGAAGGAGGAGGTGGAGGAGTAAGAGTGAGGATGAGGCTGCCGAAGGCGGAGGTGGAGAGGTTGATGGCGGATAGCAAGGATGGAGCTGAGGTGGCGGAAAAAATTGTGAGCCTTTGCATGAAAAAAGGCGGCGGGGAAGCGGCGGCGCCGAACGTGCATATGCATTGGAAGGGTGATAATGGTGTGGACTTCAAACGAGGCATCAAGCCCCGTGAG AAGCGAGTTGGTTTCCGACCAATTACAGAAGGGGAGATCCAGGTAGCTGTGGCTTCATAG